The Methanococcus voltae PS genomic sequence TTTGCATTATTTTTTAAATCATTTTCATTCATTGTATCATTGGAATATTCCCAATCCTGGTATGGGCTATTTCTGTCTTTAAATATATATCGGATATTGGCTTTTGAAGATAATACAGGGAATAATTCATAACGAATATATTTTTCAAAAGTATGGTTTAAATATTTTGGATTTAGAATTCCGTAATATCTTGGTTCTTGTAATGATATTTGTTCACTATAATTTTGATAAAGCGATAAATATGAAACCGGTAGAATAACTACACAATTATCACTAAGATAATTGGAATATTGTTTTAGCATATAGTAATCATAATATAATAATTGAGAAGACAAGGCAAAGTTAAACGTGGTGTATGGCTCATTGTCATAATAAAGTCTCATACCATGTGATGTTCCAAAATTTACCAATTCTAAATTATGAGGTATATTATTAAATTTATACACGTTATTTAGACTTTTATACCCATTTGTAGAAACATACATTAGGTTTAAACTACTTAATAATAACATAAATAATATGACAAATATTATTAATTTTTTTTTAAATAAGTTATTCAAATTATCACCTAAAATTGGAAATATATAAATTCATTCGATTGAAAGGCACCATTTAATAATATCCAAAATATTAAAAAATAATAAATGGGCCATCTTGCATACGTTTTTAGTGCATTACATTTACCAAACCTAGTAATTTGCATTAAGTGAACAAATTCTAATATTGCTATTGAACCAACAATTTTTAAGAACAAATAGGCTCCAAAACCAAGGCTATAAAATTTTTCAAGTACTTCAGAAGCAGGCGTGCTAAAAATCCCAGTAAACAAGTGCGTGCACACATATAACGCATCACTTATATCATTTGCTCTGAAAAATATCCAAGCAAATGATACAAATGAAAATACAACCATTACTTTTAAAATATCCAGGAATATATTTGATTTCAACTCTTTTCCATTTAACAATTGCATGATCGTATTTTCGACTACTAAATAAGCACCGTGTATTCCCCCCCAAATAATAAATGTCCAGTTTGCACCATGCCATAATCCACTAACTAAAAATACTATAAACAAATTTAAAGAATGTCTTAATTTTGAAACACGATTTCCACCCAATGGGATGTATAAATAATCTCTAAACCAAGTAGATAATGAAATATGCCATCTTCTCCAAAATTCAGAAAATGATCTGGACATATAAGGACTTTTAAAGTTATCCATTAAATCAAAGCCCAATATCCTTGCAGAACCTATTGCAATATACGAATAACCTGCAAAATCGCAAAATATTTGATAAGCAAAGAATATGGTGGCTATAATTAATGGTGCTCCAGTATAATCATGGACATTATTATATATTGCATTAACTATTGGTGCCACATTATCTGCAATTGCTAATTTTAAGAAAAAACCCCATAATATTAGTCTTAATCCTGAAACTGTTTTACCATAGTTAAATTTGTATTTTTCCCTAAATTGGGGTAGTAAATGTGTAGAACGCTCTATAGGGCCTGCTACAAGTTGTGGGAAAAATGACACATAGAGTGCATAAATTCCAAAGTGTTTCTCCGGTTCTTTAGTGCTTCGATACACATCAATCGTATAACTTAACGCCTGAAATGTATAAAAAGATATACCTACAGGTAATAATAAATCAAAAGTAGGTAAATACATAGGTAGACTTAAATAATGAGTTAATGAATCATTAAAAAAATTATAATATTTGAATATAAACAATAATCCCAGATTCAAAAATAAACTCATATATAAATAAGGTTTTCTATCTGCCTTTTCGGAGATTTTGCCCATCTTTAGTGCGGTTAAATAGGATATTATTGTAGATATTACTATTAATAAAATATATGCTGGATTCCAACTCATATAAAAGTAATAACTGGCAATTAATAATATCAACCACCTATATTTAGAATTGGTAAGAATAAACATTGTAAATACTAATGGGAGGAATATTAAATAATTTAGGGAATTAAATAACAATATGATCACCATGGCGTTAACTAACTTAAAAAACTAGTTAACGTTATGATAATATAATATATAAATATATAGTTATAAGCCCTCCCCTATAAAGTATTAATTAATAAATAATAAATATTAAATTTTAATACTACCCTTAAAAAGTGTTTTAATTTACTATAAAATTATAATGAATAGAAAAGAAGAATTTAAAGATAATTCATTACTAAATAAACGAAAGGTTTTTTGTAAGTTATGATGAATATATAAAGGATATGCCAAAAAATAAGTTGATAAACGAATGTATGCATATTTTTAAAATAAATGAAGTATATAGTTCAAAAGATATTGAAAAGGATTTAAATGTTGTAAAAATAAAAATAATGATTTAATGACGCATCATATTATGGAATACCCTATTATAATCTGGGCAAGAAAAAATACAAGCAAAATTTCATATTTTAAAGATATTAAACTATTTTAACTAGTTTTTAAAAAAATAAAAAAAGTAGTAATTGAGTTTACTCAATTACCTTAAATCCATCAGAAGTCCACTCAACGAAACTTTTAAAAAAAGTTTCATCAAAAAGGATTAAACTAATACTGATTTACCGTCAACCCATTCTACAGTTATAGGTTCGTCAGGTAACTCAGTAAGAGTTTCAAAATATTTTAAAGCAGCTTCAGTTCCTAATCTATCAGAGCCAGCTATATAGATTAACTTATAACTTTGAACTATTGAAGATGAACCTGAAGGAATACTTATAACTTGTATAATTCCTCTATTAGTTCCTGGATTATCGTTAGTTACTGGAATACTAAATCTATCGTTATATTGATTAGCTATTCTATTGGATACAGGACCACCTAATATTATAGTATCTCTATCTATTTCAGTATCGTCTGAATAGGTATTTTCTTTTAAACTGTTTGCTAACTGTTTATCGAAGTTACTTCCATAAACTACAGTTGAATCTGAAACTGTTCTTCTTAATGATTTAGATTTAATAGATTTTGAAGCATCTATTTTATTTTTTTTATTTTCATTATCATTTTTTGGCTCTAGAACTAGTGCAAAGATTGAGTTTTCATAATATATTGGTAAATAATCTATGTTATGATTATCTATTTTATATACTTCGTCACAAAATCCATCGCCATTGTTATCAGCATGTGTTTCGGAAAAACCAGTACCTTTTGGAGTAAACCAGTAGTTTCCTCCACCGTTCTCTTTTGTAGTGTTCCAGTAATTTATACCATATCCCATACGTAAATTTTTTGTGTTGTTAAATATATTTTTTATAATATAATTATTATGGGAATTCGATAAAAAGGCACCTGCATCCCTGTTTAAATGTAATCTATTATTTATTATTTGATTATTATTAGATTCTTGTAAGTAAATGCCATTTACCCCGTTTAAACTTACTATATTATTCATTAAGGAGGTGCCCTGTGAGCTACATAGATGAATACCATATCTAATGTTTGAATCTGCAGTATTATTTATAACTGTGCTATTCGTAGAATGCGATAAATAAATACCTTTGAGGTTGGAATTTACAGTATTATTTATAATGGTGCTATTTTTAGAATAACCGGAATAAATGCCAATATTGTCATTTGAATTTGCATTATTGTTGGTAATTGTACTATTTTTAGAATTTTCTATATAGATACCATAACCATTTGAATTTAAAGTATTATTGGTAAAATTACAATTTGTACCATATTGTGCGGTTATTCCATAATATGCACCTGATATGTTTAAATTCTCAACAAGCATATTCGAACAGTTCATAAGTATTACTTGCCCCGCATCTTCAGGAACTTTTTTAGTATTATTATTTTTATAATAATAAATTGGTTTACCATTTATCGTCGTATTTATCACAGTATGCGTATTTATACCACCGATATGGTCGTATGTATTTCCTATCCTAAGTCCTCGTGTATCTAAAGAATTATTGATGAGAACACAGTTATAAGAAGAATAATCTATCACAACGTCTGCAATACTATTTGAATCTGCAGTATTATTTATAACGGTATTATTCTTAGAATTATCTATACAAATACCATTTTTGTTTGAATTTACTGTATTATATATAATGGGGGTATTTGGAGAATTAAATATATATATGCCATATTCGCTTGAATCTGCAGTATTATTTACAAAGGAGCTATTAGGAGAGCTCCATAGCGTAATACCATAATATCCCGAACTTACTCGGTTATTTGTAATAGTACTATTTGGAGATTTTTTCAAATGAATACCCGTATCCCCATTTGAATTTACTGTATTATTTATAATAAGGGAATTGGGGCAATTCTCAGCGTAAATATCCCTTGTTATACTTGAGGTTAGGGTATTATTTATAATAGTGCTGTTTGGACAGTCTATTAAATAGATATTATAATCACCATTTGAGGTTAGGGTATTATTTATGATGGAAATATTGATTACATTAACCATATGGATACCTTTATGGTACTTAGATATAGCCATATTTTTTATTGTAATATTTTTTAAATTTTGCCCATAAATACCTCGTACTAAACCATTTTCAGAAGTTAAAGGAACACCCGTACCTATAATTGTTACATTATCGGATTTAATTGTGATGGCGTCACACTTGTTAGCCAATATTTTATGACTAATGTAATGAATCCCTGGTTTGTATATAGTGATTCCAAATGCGTCATAATTTGTATTGGCGGTTTCAGATGCTGCATAAACTGTATTAACAGCCAACATTGTTACCATTAGTAACGTAAAAAATATTAGATTATTATTTAGTTTCATATATATTTCCTCCATAATATTATGGATATATGTATAGTTATTTAATTAAATAATTGTTGATTTGAGTTAATAGTATACTCTAAAAAATTGAAATAGTAAATCATTAAAAGTAAGAAATTAAAAAAATAGAACTAATATTTTGTTTGTTTAATTAAAAATAATTATTTCGGTAATATTTTATATTCTTAAACCAAAATATATTTTTATTAAATTTGAGGGGATTATTATCAACGAGTATATAGCAACTTGGAATAACGTAATAACAAATTGTAGTTATGATAATACATATAAAATGGCGTGGGCTAAGGCATTGGTAGAATTATGCGTTTTAAATACAACATTGACAGATAATAAGCTTAAAACAATTAGTAAATTCAATTCAAAAGAAACAATATCCTTTACATTTGAAGAAATTGCAGAGCTATATTTAAAATATTATTGGAATCAAACAATATACTTCGATTTAGTACAGGGGTCTAATCTTACAAAATTACCAGTTATTATACAGCACGTTAAGAAATTAATAAATGAATACAAACTTATTGCAGGAAATAATCCTAAAAAATATGAAAAAATAGATTTTAAAGCGTTAGGTTTAGAAAAATCTTACAAAAATACTATAAAAAAGATTTCTAAGGTATTACCCGAAAATGTAGCTTGGAGATTTAAAAAATTAAATAGAAATACTTATGAAATTTATGAATTAGACTTAGAAAAAAGGACTGTTAGTTTTAAATTAGAAGATGCAATGATTTTAAACAAATATTCTGATTTAATGTTTCAAATAATAAATTATCGATGGACGCAAATGTTAGAAGGTTTTAACTTATCTCCTCGAATATCTTCAAAAGTAAAAGTTTGTGACCAGCCTGAAATTAAAAGAAATAGCTTAAATAAATTTAAAAAGTTTTTAGACTGTGAGTTTGAAGATGAAAATAGGTATTGTTTTTATAGTGGTGAAAAATTATCCGATGGTTTAACTTCAATCGACCACGTTATACCTTGGTCTTTTATGTACTCTGACGACATATGGAATTTAGTTTATTGTAATAGATGTATAAATTCGAGTAAATCAAATAAAACGCCTGCAGAAAATACTATAGAAAAGTTAGAAGATAGAAATATATTACTCTTAAAAAAATTGGAAAATTCAATATACTCTACAAGTAAAATTACTAAGGAATTAAATTTAGCGATTAAAAAAGATTATGTTAGAAAATTTTGGATAGCTTCGAAGGGATAATATGAAAATTCAACACCACAAACTCGTAAGAGATAATATTGTAGATATTATTGAAAAAGATGGTAAAAAAGCAAGTTTTCATATTGCGAGTGATGAAGAATATAAAATAAAGCTCTATGTAAAATTAAACGAAGAAATTGCAGAATTTAAAGATAATCCTTGCGAAGAAGAACTTGCAGATATTTTAGAAGTTATATATTCAATATCTAAAATTAATAATTTTGATTTAGAAGCTGTTGAAAAAATAAGAAAATCTAAATTATTAAAAAATGGAGGATTTAAAAAAAAGATAATCCTTGAAAATGTTGATGTTGGAGGGATTTAATTTATTAATTTTACTATTTTTTATTATTTTTTACTAACTACTAACTTTTAGCTTTATTAATTTTTTAATTTAATTTTTTAATTTAAATTTCATCATTTAACAAAATATTAAAATATATAAATCTTTAAATAAAAATTTATTATTGTAAGTTTTGAGGTGAAGAGATGGAAAACATACTATATAAATTCAAAAATGAATATGCAACTTTTGAAATTACGCCATTTGAGAACAATAGGGAAAAAGATTCACTAATTGTACATATGGATGTAGATGAGGATGAACTAATTTCAAATGAAGAAATTTTAGAAATGATTAAATCGGAAATAAAGGAGTTATTTAACGATAAGACGAATTTAGACAATTGTAAATTTGTTAAAAAAGAAGATGGTTATACCTACATTATTTTACCAAAAAATGATTAGCACAAATTATTTTAAGATACCAATATATGGCATATAAATTAAATTTACATTATTCATTTTATTATCATTTATTACCTTTCCTTTATTGTAATATAGTTTTAATTAATAATCTGTTTTAAATTTATTCAATTTATTTTATAGTAGTATTAAATAAAAAATTATATATCCAATTAATTAAATAAATAACTATATAACAATTATGGAGGATACTATGAACAAAAACTACAAAATAACATTTTTTATGTTATTAATAGTAACAATGTTGGCTGTTAATACAGTTTATGCAGATACTGCTATAAATGGACCGTATACAATAAATACACCGGGTAAATATTATTTAACAAATAATATATCTCATGATACTGGAGATATTATTAAAATTACTAGTAATGATGTAATACTCGATGGAAAGGGATTTACAATAGATGGACAGGAAAGTGCAGATAGAGCCATTTTAGTTTATAAAGTCAGTACGGAATATAAAAATATTACAATAAAAAATTTTAATATACAAAATTGTACGGCTGAAGGTATATACCTTTACAGGTGTAATGACAGTATTATTTTTAACAATACTGCACAAGATTGTGCAATCGGTATTAGGGTGCAAGGAGTAAATAATACTGTACTAAATAATACCATGTATGATAATTGGAATGGCATGGTGCTATGGTTTGTTAATGATTCAATCCTAAAATACAACGAAATATACGATAGTAGTGGAGTAGGACTATACACCTTACAAGCTATTAATTGTTCCATATTCAACAATAGCATTTATTCAAATAATAATCAGAATGGAGTATATTTGGAATCTTCGACTAATAATATACTATATAACAATATATTCAATAATTCGAACAATCTTGATACTTATATGGGCTTAAATTACCTCAATACTACAAAAGAAAACGGTGGAGGAAACTATTGGTTTACTCCAACAGGTACAGGTTGGTCTGAATATAATAGTACTGATAACAATGGCGATGGATTTTGTGATAATCCGTATGTAGTAAAAGCAGATTTGGTTGATTATTTACCAAAATGTATTGATACAACAGGTCCAATAATGACCATAGTTTCACCAGCTAATAAATCAATATTTACTAAAAATTATATTATAGTAAATATAACTGCAGTAGATGCAAGCGGTATTGATAAAATAGAATCTGAATTTTACGGTTATAATCATACTATGAC encodes the following:
- a CDS encoding D-alanyl-lipoteichoic acid biosynthesis protein DltD, encoding MNNLFKKKLIIFVILFMLLLSSLNLMYVSTNGYKSLNNVYKFNNIPHNLELVNFGTSHGMRLYYDNEPYTTFNFALSSQLLYYDYYMLKQYSNYLSDNCVVILPVSYLSLYQNYSEQISLQEPRYYGILNPKYLNHTFEKYIRYELFPVLSSKANIRYIFKDRNSPYQDWEYSNDTMNENDLKNNAKKRINYFFYDEKTINVNPIESQSIIYLKKIIEYCKTHNYKIVLITTPLTDSYHERVPQEVYDEFYKIVPEIAKEYNVTYIDYSNYSKISSNNTLFQDSDHLNLKGRTEFTKILVKDLQNKSILEIK
- a CDS encoding MBOAT family O-acyltransferase; its protein translation is MVIILLFNSLNYLIFLPLVFTMFILTNSKYRWLILLIASYYFYMSWNPAYILLIVISTIISYLTALKMGKISEKADRKPYLYMSLFLNLGLLFIFKYYNFFNDSLTHYLSLPMYLPTFDLLLPVGISFYTFQALSYTIDVYRSTKEPEKHFGIYALYVSFFPQLVAGPIERSTHLLPQFREKYKFNYGKTVSGLRLILWGFFLKLAIADNVAPIVNAIYNNVHDYTGAPLIIATIFFAYQIFCDFAGYSYIAIGSARILGFDLMDNFKSPYMSRSFSEFWRRWHISLSTWFRDYLYIPLGGNRVSKLRHSLNLFIVFLVSGLWHGANWTFIIWGGIHGAYLVVENTIMQLLNGKELKSNIFLDILKVMVVFSFVSFAWIFFRANDISDALYVCTHLFTGIFSTPASEVLEKFYSLGFGAYLFLKIVGSIAILEFVHLMQITRFGKCNALKTYARWPIYYFLIFWILLNGAFQSNEFIYFQF
- a CDS encoding NosD domain-containing protein gives rise to the protein MKLNNNLIFFTLLMVTMLAVNTVYAASETANTNYDAFGITIYKPGIHYISHKILANKCDAITIKSDNVTIIGTGVPLTSENGLVRGIYGQNLKNITIKNMAISKYHKGIHMVNVINISIINNTLTSNGDYNIYLIDCPNSTIINNTLTSSITRDIYAENCPNSLIINNTVNSNGDTGIHLKKSPNSTITNNRVSSGYYGITLWSSPNSSFVNNTADSSEYGIYIFNSPNTPIIYNTVNSNKNGICIDNSKNNTVINNTADSNSIADVVIDYSSYNCVLINNSLDTRGLRIGNTYDHIGGINTHTVINTTINGKPIYYYKNNNTKKVPEDAGQVILMNCSNMLVENLNISGAYYGITAQYGTNCNFTNNTLNSNGYGIYIENSKNSTITNNNANSNDNIGIYSGYSKNSTIINNTVNSNLKGIYLSHSTNSTVINNTADSNIRYGIHLCSSQGTSLMNNIVSLNGVNGIYLQESNNNQIINNRLHLNRDAGAFLSNSHNNYIIKNIFNNTKNLRMGYGINYWNTTKENGGGNYWFTPKGTGFSETHADNNGDGFCDEVYKIDNHNIDYLPIYYENSIFALVLEPKNDNENKKNKIDASKSIKSKSLRRTVSDSTVVYGSNFDKQLANSLKENTYSDDTEIDRDTIILGGPVSNRIANQYNDRFSIPVTNDNPGTNRGIIQVISIPSGSSSIVQSYKLIYIAGSDRLGTEAALKYFETLTELPDEPITVEWVDGKSVLV
- a CDS encoding HNH endonuclease domain-containing protein translates to MVELCVLNTTLTDNKLKTISKFNSKETISFTFEEIAELYLKYYWNQTIYFDLVQGSNLTKLPVIIQHVKKLINEYKLIAGNNPKKYEKIDFKALGLEKSYKNTIKKISKVLPENVAWRFKKLNRNTYEIYELDLEKRTVSFKLEDAMILNKYSDLMFQIINYRWTQMLEGFNLSPRISSKVKVCDQPEIKRNSLNKFKKFLDCEFEDENRYCFYSGEKLSDGLTSIDHVIPWSFMYSDDIWNLVYCNRCINSSKSNKTPAENTIEKLEDRNILLLKKLENSIYSTSKITKELNLAIKKDYVRKFWIASKG
- a CDS encoding nucleoside triphosphate pyrophosphohydrolase — its product is MKIQHHKLVRDNIVDIIEKDGKKASFHIASDEEYKIKLYVKLNEEIAEFKDNPCEEELADILEVIYSISKINNFDLEAVEKIRKSKLLKNGGFKKKIILENVDVGGI